One genomic region from Burkholderia latens encodes:
- the rpiA gene encoding ribose-5-phosphate isomerase RpiA yields the protein MTQDELKRLVGQAAADYVIQNVPEGAVIGVGTGSTANCFIDALAAVKSRYRGAVSSSVATTERLKSHGIKVFDLNEVDSLQVYVDGADEIDASGAMIKGGGGALTREKIVASVADTFVCIADGSKRVPVLGAFPLPIEVVPMARTAIGRRVAALGGVPVLRVTKDGAPYITDNGNEIIDVKGLQITDPRGFEAQVNAWPGVVTVGLFAERGANLCLLGTANGVETIVYPG from the coding sequence ATGACTCAAGACGAACTCAAACGCCTGGTCGGCCAGGCGGCCGCCGATTATGTGATCCAGAACGTGCCGGAAGGCGCGGTAATCGGCGTCGGCACAGGCTCGACCGCCAACTGCTTCATCGACGCGCTCGCCGCCGTCAAGTCGCGCTATCGCGGCGCAGTGTCGAGCTCGGTCGCGACAACCGAGCGCCTGAAATCGCACGGCATCAAGGTGTTCGATCTGAACGAGGTCGACTCGCTGCAGGTGTATGTCGACGGCGCGGACGAGATCGACGCGAGCGGCGCGATGATCAAGGGCGGCGGCGGTGCGTTGACGCGCGAGAAGATCGTCGCGTCGGTGGCCGACACGTTCGTCTGCATCGCGGACGGCAGCAAGCGCGTGCCCGTGCTCGGCGCGTTCCCGTTGCCGATCGAGGTCGTCCCGATGGCGCGTACAGCGATCGGTCGACGCGTGGCGGCGCTCGGCGGCGTGCCGGTGCTTCGCGTGACGAAGGACGGCGCGCCCTACATCACCGACAACGGCAACGAGATCATCGACGTGAAGGGGCTGCAGATTACCGATCCGCGCGGTTTCGAGGCGCAGGTGAATGCGTGGCCGGGCGTCGTGACGGTTGGCCTGTTCGCCGAGCGCGGCGCGAATCTGTGCCTGCTCGGCACCGCAAACGGCGTCGAGACGATCGTTTATCCCGGTTAA
- a CDS encoding Gfo/Idh/MocA family protein, whose product MNDFDNRPVRFGIVGAGSIARRFAQSLAHVPGAVLAGVWARRADAATAFCAACGGTPAATLDALLATDIDAVYIATLHDSHAHYAQAALAAGKAVLCEKPATLNATQLDAVLNAARASGRLFMEAMKPPFFPLYRQLRARLDDDPIGEIRLVRAGCASSSVPDDHSVYRLDRAGGALLDIGIYEAFLAVDWLGAALDVQTLGRVGATGVDVFASLNSRHANGGIAQLFCGLDVMGRGDALIAAAGGHVTIHEKWWNPARATIRYADGRTVEFDVPAEGGGLNYEIAHFCDLLRAGELESPIMTHDHSRRMIAMTDAARAALGVRYSGE is encoded by the coding sequence ATGAACGACTTCGACAACCGCCCGGTGCGCTTCGGCATCGTCGGCGCAGGCAGCATCGCACGGCGTTTCGCGCAGAGCCTCGCGCACGTGCCGGGTGCCGTGCTGGCCGGCGTGTGGGCACGCCGCGCGGACGCGGCCACCGCATTCTGCGCCGCGTGCGGCGGCACGCCCGCCGCGACGCTCGACGCACTGCTCGCGACCGATATCGACGCAGTCTATATTGCGACGCTCCACGACAGTCATGCGCACTACGCGCAGGCCGCGCTGGCCGCCGGCAAGGCCGTGCTGTGCGAAAAACCCGCGACGCTCAACGCGACGCAACTCGACGCGGTGCTGAACGCGGCGCGCGCGTCCGGCCGGCTGTTCATGGAGGCGATGAAGCCGCCGTTCTTTCCGCTGTACCGTCAACTGCGCGCGCGTCTCGATGACGATCCGATCGGCGAGATCCGGCTCGTGCGCGCGGGTTGTGCGTCATCGTCGGTGCCCGACGACCATTCGGTGTATCGGCTCGACCGCGCCGGCGGCGCGCTGCTGGACATCGGGATCTACGAAGCGTTTCTCGCGGTCGACTGGCTCGGCGCCGCGCTCGACGTGCAGACGCTCGGTCGTGTCGGCGCGACGGGTGTCGACGTATTCGCCAGCCTGAACAGCCGTCACGCGAATGGCGGCATCGCACAGCTCTTTTGCGGGCTTGACGTGATGGGACGCGGCGACGCGCTGATCGCCGCAGCGGGCGGTCACGTGACGATTCACGAGAAGTGGTGGAACCCGGCACGCGCGACGATCCGCTATGCGGACGGGCGCACCGTCGAATTCGATGTGCCGGCCGAAGGCGGCGGCCTCAACTACGAGATCGCGCATTTCTGCGACCTGCTGCGCGCGGGCGAACTCGAGAGTCCGATCATGACGCACGATCATTCACGACGGATGATCGCGATGACCGATGCGGCGCGCGCGGCGCTCGGCGTACGTTACTCGGGAGAGTAA
- a CDS encoding FadR/GntR family transcriptional regulator, whose amino-acid sequence MEQGKDRSLVAKVMDGLVTGIVEDKYGGILPPQDVLSKEFDVSRTVMREALSMLLARDMLDVRPKVGTRVRPMRDWRMIDEDVVSWRFRAKPDPQFMRDVIEFRMLIEPRATAQAAVRATAVDIAGIREAFDAFKVLQPGDPGYDTADELLHTRIVQASGNQFFQQMAAIVRGAVRLVNPRVVQKEGAHETAVNAHARVVDAIERRDPREAEAASLALIDFSADEISRDFSVDVPVRA is encoded by the coding sequence ATGGAGCAGGGCAAAGACCGGTCACTGGTCGCCAAAGTGATGGATGGGCTTGTTACGGGTATCGTCGAGGACAAGTACGGCGGCATTCTGCCGCCGCAGGACGTGCTGTCGAAAGAGTTCGACGTGAGCCGCACCGTGATGCGTGAAGCATTGTCGATGTTGCTTGCGCGCGACATGCTCGACGTGCGTCCGAAAGTCGGGACGCGCGTTCGGCCGATGCGCGACTGGCGCATGATCGATGAGGACGTCGTGAGCTGGCGGTTTCGTGCGAAACCCGATCCGCAATTCATGCGCGACGTCATCGAATTCCGGATGCTGATCGAACCGCGTGCGACCGCGCAGGCGGCGGTTCGTGCGACGGCCGTCGACATCGCCGGTATTCGCGAGGCGTTCGATGCGTTCAAGGTGTTGCAACCGGGCGACCCCGGCTACGACACGGCCGACGAACTGTTGCACACGCGTATCGTGCAGGCGAGCGGCAACCAGTTTTTCCAGCAGATGGCGGCGATCGTGCGCGGTGCGGTCCGGCTCGTGAATCCGCGCGTCGTGCAGAAGGAAGGCGCGCACGAAACCGCCGTCAATGCACACGCGCGCGTCGTCGACGCGATCGAGCGGCGCGATCCGCGCGAGGCCGAAGCGGCGTCGCTCGCGCTGATCGATTTCAGTGCGGACGAGATCTCGCGCGATTTCTCCGTCGACGTACCCGTGCGCGCCTGA
- a CDS encoding N-acetylmuramoyl-L-alanine amidase, whose translation MTLFRLGAACAVLGLLAACTSPSLVGRGTYYADTSLHARGADSRVRFLVMHYTESDEANSLRTLTGDSVSVHYVVPPQPRIEHGMPVVYQLVPESERAWHAGISEWQGTTELNAASIGIENVNRGPLDAQNLTWQPYPPAQVDALIRLSKDIVARYRIPPTRVVGHSDIAPQRKIDPGPLFPWHALAQAGVGAWPDDATVTARLAGRDPRALVDVRGLQQKLARYGYDVPIDGVLDARTRRVFAAFQMHFRPSDYAGNPDAETDAIAQALLDKYFPETPAAGTASAVGAP comes from the coding sequence ATGACCCTGTTTCGCCTCGGCGCAGCGTGCGCCGTCCTCGGCCTGCTGGCCGCCTGTACGTCGCCGTCGCTCGTCGGGCGCGGCACCTACTACGCCGATACGAGCCTGCATGCGCGCGGTGCGGATTCGCGGGTCCGCTTCCTCGTGATGCACTACACCGAAAGCGACGAAGCGAATTCGCTGCGCACGCTGACCGGCGACTCGGTCAGCGTGCATTACGTCGTGCCGCCGCAACCGCGCATCGAACACGGGATGCCTGTCGTCTACCAGCTCGTTCCCGAATCGGAGCGTGCGTGGCATGCGGGCATCAGCGAATGGCAGGGCACGACGGAACTCAATGCGGCGTCGATCGGCATCGAGAATGTGAACCGCGGCCCGCTCGATGCGCAAAACCTTACGTGGCAGCCGTATCCGCCCGCCCAGGTCGATGCGCTGATCCGGCTGTCGAAGGACATCGTCGCGCGCTATCGCATTCCGCCGACGCGCGTGGTCGGCCACAGCGACATCGCGCCGCAACGAAAGATCGATCCCGGTCCGCTGTTCCCGTGGCATGCGCTCGCGCAGGCGGGCGTGGGCGCGTGGCCGGACGACGCGACCGTGACCGCGCGGCTCGCCGGCCGCGATCCGCGCGCGCTCGTCGACGTACGCGGGTTGCAGCAGAAGCTCGCGCGTTACGGCTACGACGTACCGATCGATGGCGTGCTCGACGCGCGCACACGGCGTGTGTTCGCCGCGTTTCAGATGCATTTCCGGCCGTCCGACTATGCCGGCAATCCGGACGCCGAGACCGACGCGATCGCGCAGGCGCTACTCGACAAGTACTTCCCCGAAACGCCGGCAGCTGGCACGGCATCCGCCGTCGGCGCGCCGTAA
- a CDS encoding aliphatic sulfonate ABC transporter substrate-binding protein, with protein sequence MTLMNRRAFTRAMLAAGLSAIGMRAHAEKAATTLRIGYQKSSTLITLLKSRGTLEQSLAPLGLRVSWHEFASGLPLTEALNIGAVDFSADVADTVPVFAQAAHARFVYVAQEAPSPKAQAIVVKQDSSIRTLADLKGKRIAVTKAAGSHYLLLAALARANLAVRDTAVHYLTPADGRAAFERGSVDAWSTWDPYVASVEANPDVRILADGDGLASYQRYYLASSSFAAARPDAIQIVFDRLSQAGAWLHDHQQEAANTLAPIWGLDARTIERANARRSYVVRAVAAQNFGEQQKIADTFLAAGLLPARVDTSDALRWNFTAKRAEPLGA encoded by the coding sequence ATGACGTTGATGAACCGCCGCGCATTCACTCGCGCGATGCTGGCCGCCGGCCTGAGCGCCATCGGCATGCGAGCGCACGCGGAGAAAGCAGCCACGACGTTACGCATCGGATACCAGAAATCGTCGACGCTCATTACGCTACTCAAGTCGCGCGGCACGCTGGAGCAGTCGCTCGCGCCGCTCGGCCTGCGCGTATCGTGGCATGAATTCGCGAGCGGCCTGCCGCTGACCGAAGCACTCAACATCGGCGCGGTCGATTTCAGCGCGGACGTGGCCGACACGGTGCCGGTATTCGCGCAGGCCGCGCACGCCCGGTTCGTATATGTCGCGCAGGAAGCGCCGTCGCCAAAGGCGCAGGCCATCGTCGTGAAGCAGGACAGCAGCATCCGCACGCTTGCCGATCTCAAAGGCAAGCGAATCGCGGTCACGAAGGCCGCCGGCAGCCACTACCTGCTGCTTGCCGCGCTCGCACGCGCGAACCTCGCGGTGCGCGACACAGCGGTCCACTACTTGACACCGGCGGACGGTCGCGCGGCATTCGAGCGCGGCAGCGTCGATGCGTGGAGCACGTGGGATCCGTACGTCGCTTCGGTCGAAGCGAATCCCGATGTGCGGATTCTGGCCGACGGCGACGGTCTCGCGTCGTACCAGCGCTATTACCTCGCGTCGAGCAGTTTTGCGGCCGCGCGTCCCGACGCCATCCAGATCGTATTCGATCGGTTGTCGCAGGCCGGTGCGTGGCTGCACGATCATCAGCAGGAAGCCGCCAATACGCTGGCGCCGATCTGGGGACTGGATGCCCGCACGATCGAGCGTGCGAATGCGCGCCGCAGCTATGTGGTCCGCGCGGTTGCCGCGCAGAACTTCGGCGAACAGCAGAAGATCGCCGATACGTTTCTCGCGGCCGGCTTGCTGCCCGCCCGCGTCGACACAAGCGATGCGCTGCGATGGAATTTCACGGCCAAACGGGCAGAGCCGCTTGGCGCATGA
- the rnr gene encoding ribonuclease R, with protein sequence MSKYPYPIPSREEILGVLRTSDAPLAANDIAEALSIKRQEREGFFRRVAAMERDGQIRLDKRGHYQLTHPSNFVAGRVQGHRDGYGFVIRDDGQDDLFLPNGEMQKVMHNDRVLARIVGYDRRGRPEGHVVEVTERANKRVIGRLLNENGALIVAPEDKRIGHDILITQNVKKAKVGQVVVVELTDFPSRHSQPLGRVVEVLGDIDDPGMEIEIAVRKYGVPHEFSQPALDEAAALPDKVRPADLRFRVDLRDVPLVTIDGEDARDFDDAVYCEPTKVGRGDGFRLIVAIADVSHYVQPGSGLDADALERSTSVYFPRRVIPMLPEKLSNGLCSLNPQVDRCVLACDMVITARGEIKAYQFYPAVIHSAARLTYTEVAAVLSNTKGPEAARRAELLPHLQDLYGVYKALFAARQKRGAIDFDTTETYIVCNSQGKIEQIVPRQRNDAHKLIEECMLAANVCAADFLKRHKHPGLYRVHAGPTPEKLENLRAFLRGMGLSLGGGDKPHASDYAALMAQIRDRPDAQMLQPMLLRSMQQAVYSPDNIGHFGLAYEAYAHFTSPIRRYPDLLTHRAIYAILSGKKYTPKAPDGFELNTALSPRARAMQQADDETRGRSRSNTAIWEELGLHCSANERRADEASRDVEAWLKCYFMRDKLGEEYGGMVNGVTSFGIFVQLDTLFIEGLVHVTELGSDYFQYDEIKNELRGERTGIRYRLSDRVRVQVSRVDLDARKIDFRLVRDTPVKAPRPAPAPAVAGNGTGSERGGPRVRSLPPADEAAPRRKKAASAPTAAVKEARAARAAKKKGGAAAKTAAKKAHARKKY encoded by the coding sequence TTGAGCAAATATCCGTACCCCATTCCGAGCCGTGAAGAAATTCTCGGCGTGCTGCGTACGAGCGACGCGCCGCTGGCCGCCAACGACATCGCCGAGGCGCTGTCGATCAAACGCCAGGAGCGCGAAGGGTTCTTCCGGCGTGTCGCCGCGATGGAACGCGACGGACAGATCCGCCTCGACAAGCGCGGCCACTACCAGCTTACCCACCCGTCGAATTTCGTTGCCGGTCGCGTGCAGGGCCATCGCGACGGCTACGGGTTCGTGATCCGCGATGACGGTCAGGACGACCTGTTCTTGCCGAACGGCGAAATGCAGAAGGTGATGCACAACGATCGCGTGCTCGCGCGGATCGTCGGCTACGATCGCCGCGGCCGGCCCGAAGGCCATGTCGTCGAAGTCACCGAGCGCGCGAACAAGCGCGTGATCGGCCGTCTGCTCAATGAGAACGGCGCGCTGATCGTCGCCCCTGAAGACAAGCGCATCGGCCACGACATCCTGATCACGCAGAACGTGAAGAAGGCGAAGGTCGGGCAGGTCGTCGTCGTCGAACTGACCGACTTCCCGAGCCGCCATTCGCAACCGCTCGGCCGCGTCGTCGAAGTGCTCGGCGACATCGACGATCCGGGCATGGAAATCGAGATCGCGGTGCGCAAGTACGGCGTGCCGCACGAATTCAGTCAGCCGGCGCTCGACGAGGCCGCCGCGCTGCCGGACAAGGTGCGCCCGGCGGATCTGCGCTTCCGCGTGGACCTCCGCGACGTGCCGCTCGTGACGATCGACGGCGAGGATGCGCGTGACTTCGACGATGCCGTCTATTGCGAGCCGACCAAGGTCGGTCGCGGCGACGGCTTCCGCCTGATCGTCGCGATCGCAGACGTGTCGCACTACGTGCAACCGGGCAGCGGCCTCGATGCCGACGCGCTCGAGCGCAGCACGTCGGTGTATTTCCCGCGCCGCGTGATCCCGATGTTGCCTGAGAAGCTGTCCAACGGGCTGTGCTCGCTGAACCCGCAGGTCGACCGTTGCGTGCTCGCGTGTGACATGGTGATTACCGCACGCGGCGAGATCAAGGCGTACCAGTTCTATCCCGCGGTGATCCATTCGGCCGCGCGTCTGACGTACACCGAAGTCGCCGCCGTGCTGTCGAACACCAAGGGGCCGGAGGCCGCGCGCCGCGCCGAGCTGCTGCCGCACTTGCAGGACCTGTATGGCGTCTACAAGGCGCTGTTCGCCGCGCGCCAGAAGCGCGGCGCGATCGACTTCGACACGACCGAGACCTACATCGTCTGCAACTCGCAGGGCAAGATCGAGCAGATCGTCCCGCGCCAGCGCAACGACGCGCACAAGCTGATCGAGGAATGCATGCTGGCGGCGAACGTCTGCGCGGCCGACTTCCTGAAGCGTCACAAGCACCCGGGCCTGTATCGCGTGCACGCCGGTCCGACGCCGGAGAAGCTCGAGAACCTGCGTGCGTTCCTGCGCGGCATGGGCCTGTCGCTTGGCGGCGGCGACAAGCCGCACGCGAGCGACTACGCGGCGCTGATGGCGCAAATCCGCGACCGTCCCGACGCGCAAATGCTGCAGCCGATGCTGCTGCGCTCGATGCAGCAGGCTGTCTACAGCCCGGACAACATCGGCCACTTCGGTCTCGCGTACGAGGCGTACGCGCACTTCACGAGCCCGATCCGCCGCTATCCCGACCTGCTCACGCATCGCGCGATCTACGCGATCCTGTCGGGCAAGAAGTACACGCCGAAGGCGCCGGACGGCTTCGAGCTGAACACCGCGCTGTCGCCGCGCGCCCGCGCGATGCAGCAGGCCGACGACGAAACGCGCGGCCGTTCGCGTTCGAACACCGCGATCTGGGAAGAACTCGGCCTGCATTGCTCGGCGAACGAGCGGCGTGCCGACGAAGCGTCGCGCGACGTCGAGGCGTGGCTCAAGTGCTACTTCATGCGCGACAAGCTCGGCGAGGAGTACGGCGGGATGGTGAACGGCGTCACGTCGTTCGGGATCTTCGTGCAGCTCGATACGCTGTTCATCGAAGGGCTCGTGCACGTGACGGAACTCGGCTCCGACTACTTCCAGTACGACGAAATCAAGAACGAGCTGCGCGGCGAACGCACGGGCATCCGCTATCGTCTGTCCGATCGTGTGCGCGTGCAGGTAAGCCGCGTCGATCTCGACGCACGCAAGATCGACTTCCGGCTCGTGCGCGACACGCCGGTGAAGGCGCCGCGCCCCGCGCCGGCGCCGGCTGTTGCCGGTAACGGCACGGGCAGCGAGCGCGGCGGCCCGCGCGTGCGCTCGCTGCCGCCGGCGGACGAAGCCGCGCCGCGCCGCAAGAAAGCGGCCAGCGCGCCGACCGCCGCGGTGAAGGAAGCGCGTGCCGCACGCGCGGCAAAGAAAAAGGGCGGTGCGGCGGCCAAGACCGCCGCGAAGAAGGCGCACGCCCGCAAGAAGTATTGA
- the rlmB gene encoding 23S rRNA (guanosine(2251)-2'-O)-methyltransferase RlmB, producing MSRLKVLYGFHAVTARLRHDASTVAEVLYDQTRRDRRMQEFLHAAKEAGVRLIAADETRLWGLAHTERHQGVVARVEDVPLAQNLSELLDGIQGPALLLVLDGVTDPHNLGACLRVADAAGAHAVIAPRDRAVGLNATAAKVASGAADTVPYITVTNLARALRELKDAGVWIIGTSDEASGTLYDTKLDGPVAIVMGAEGEGMRRLTRDTCDDVMSIPMAGSVESLNVSVASGVCLYEAVRQRRAKG from the coding sequence ATGTCACGTCTGAAGGTTCTTTACGGTTTTCATGCGGTGACCGCACGTTTGCGGCACGACGCGTCGACGGTCGCGGAGGTGCTGTACGACCAGACGCGCCGCGACCGCCGCATGCAGGAGTTCCTGCACGCCGCGAAGGAAGCGGGCGTGCGGCTGATCGCGGCCGACGAAACGCGCCTGTGGGGCCTCGCGCACACCGAGCGCCACCAGGGCGTCGTCGCGCGTGTCGAGGATGTCCCGCTCGCTCAGAATCTGTCGGAACTGCTCGACGGCATCCAAGGTCCGGCGCTGCTGCTGGTGCTCGACGGCGTCACCGATCCGCACAATCTCGGCGCGTGCCTGCGAGTCGCCGATGCGGCCGGCGCGCATGCGGTGATCGCCCCGCGCGACCGCGCGGTGGGCCTGAACGCAACCGCGGCGAAGGTTGCGAGCGGCGCGGCCGACACGGTGCCGTACATTACGGTCACGAACCTTGCCCGCGCGCTGCGCGAACTGAAGGACGCCGGCGTGTGGATCATCGGCACGTCGGACGAGGCGTCGGGGACGCTATACGACACGAAGCTCGACGGCCCGGTCGCCATCGTGATGGGCGCAGAAGGCGAGGGCATGCGCCGGCTCACGCGCGACACGTGCGACGACGTGATGAGCATCCCGATGGCCGGCAGCGTCGAAAGCCTGAACGTGTCGGTCGCGAGCGGCGTATGCCTGTACGAAGCGGTGCGCCAGCGGCGCGCGAAGGGCTGA